In Takifugu rubripes chromosome 22, fTakRub1.2, whole genome shotgun sequence, the genomic window cctcaccatcaccctctaaccctaaccctcaccctcaccctcaccctctaaccctcaccctctaaccctaaccctaacttttaAAAAGCGTGTCGCAGTCCCAACCTGCAGCCAAACACAGAAATCTGCTCCTAATGTCCAGAAAGATGCCAGCACAGCTCCACCTGTGCCCGCGGACCTTCTGTGGATGAAGAAAcatcaggaagcagcagctgacacGGACACACGCGTCCTTCACAGGCTTCATCGCCAGCAGTGAGACGAGCATTATGTAAGTGGAAAAGCTCTCCTGCTGACTCGGGGCTGGAATATTATTACAGAGAGCTTCTCTCATCAGAGCTCCTCTGGCCTCCTTCAGCCACACCCAGCAGATCACGGCTTCGCCTTCAGCGCCGATGACGCCGCAGCAGCAAAGATACTGATGCCATAAAAAGGGTCAGCAAGCAGCCGGAACACAAAGATTAGGTGCATCTTCATGAACCTGCTTTTAGGTCAGAGTGTCGTGGGTGTTTTTAAAGTTCACATGTGACACACAGGTGCCAGAGGGCTTGTTGTTCTGCAGTGAGCATTTTTGTCATCTTCCTGCTCCAAATATGGAAATCTGCTGCCTATTCCAGTCAGAATATTTCACTAATGTCTTATTCATTTGTATTTGTAATATGAGGTCATTATAAAATGTAGATTGATGACTAAATAACTCCAACATTAAGGCCCTGtagtatgtgtgtgcgtgtgcacgtcagtGGACGTGGACAATCATGTGCCCTCGTGCAGATCATACATGTTTCCCGTGGGGTCTGTGCAGGTGGGAGTGAGCCATGAGCTCATTCACGCTTCTGTGATTCTCTTGTTAAAATAcaggaaagcaggaagagctTCAACAGATGAAGGGCAGGAGGTCAGGGGCCCCAGGGAGATACAGGGAGGCAAGCAAAAAGGGATAACAGGAGCTCACCAAactcggtgctgctgtgaaCAGCAGTGGCAAACAGGACCGTCAATAGGCCGATGCTCCGAAACACGGAGGGGGCTGATGGGAAGGTCATGGTCAGGTGCACAGATCCGCCTGACTCGCTCGTTCcttgagggtggaggaggaacgTCACCTGCAGGGAGAGCAGcggagagatgaagaaaaacaggCAGACCGGACCAGACTGACCTCTAATATTGGGTGTTCATGGGTGTTCATGGGTGTTCATGGGTGTTCATGGGTCCGCCTGTCAAACCAGTGCAGACAGAGCGAGCTGTGAGTGAAAGCAGTAAAGTAAGATTAAAGAGAagagcagatagaggagaggCAGACATGGAAGACACACGAGCCCCGACAGGCACGGACACACGCGCACGGATTCTCTTTCTATCCGACTTCAAATAACTGAAGCCAGTTTCCTCCCGCTGACTGGATGCTGCCTGCGGGACAGGCGGGAGATGGGGCGGGGAtagaggacggggggggggggactggggggGACTGTGTGATCCTGCTCAGAGCTTCTCTGAGTGATGGCGAGGAACGAAAACAAAACGGAAGGAGGCGCATCCATGGCTGATGGCTGCCGGGCGGAACAGCCGGATCAGCATCAGTGAGCTGCACCGCAACACCAGGTCGGTGTCGGTGCTGCACACCCCAACACCAGGTCGGTGTCGGTGCTGCACACCCCAACACCAGGTCGGTGTCGGTGCTGCACACCCCAACACCAGGTTTGCGTGCGCGCAGCAGCTTTTCCCGCACTTGGCCACAGGAAGATGTGGCACCGACTCATGACATCGGTGCTGCTCACCACAGCGTCGAGTGTGGACAGACGATCGATCCGAGGCTGCACTCACGCACAAGAATAGATTCTGCATCTCGTTGTCAGGAATAGTGGGGaacaaacgcacgcacgcagacacacatgcgTGCGCACACAGGCAAATTCCGGGAGACGGAAAAGCGTCAGCGCTGACAGGTGCCTCCTGTCCGCCCCGCAGGCTCCATCATCCTCAATTATGCAAACTGCGAAGCAATGTcaacgcgcgcgcacacaccgtGAGATCGTTGAGGCCGGTTCCCACCGAGGTCCGTGATCGTGTCCCTCCGGTGCGCAGCAGCCGCTGGTCCCGTCCTGCTCTTAATCCGGCTTTTATCGACTTTGTTATCTCCTTCAgactctttgtttttcttcccttttctcctcAACAACACactgcgtgcgtgtgcgtgcgtgtttagctctctctctctacggTTACCGTTCACTGCAGCAAAAACGGTCCGTATGAAAGGCGAGAGGGAGGGGACAcgagggagggggcagggagggagggaacgagggagggggcagggagggaacgagggagggagggaagggggagggagggaacgagggagggggcagggagggaacgagggagggagggaagggggagggagggaacgagggagggggcaggcagggaaggggggagggagggaacgagggagggggcagggagggaagggtggagggagggaacgagggaagggtggagggagggagggggcagggagggagggaacgagggagggggcagggagCGGGTTTCGATGCGATCTACCATCAGGATGACGGGGCCAGTGGAGGGGCCTCCTGGCtggaagatggagatggagcagaTAGAGAACATCATGTCCATGGACCCCTGAGGGGAGGCAGGTGACCTGATCCCACTCATCTCCAGCAGAAGAGCTGAGCTTTAGCTCGGAGTCTGAATGGAGCAGTATTCTTCGCAGGTTGGGGCTCCATCTCTCCAGGGATGATGCAGCAGAGTTCTTGGGTCCGTTGGGTGGTGATCGTTCTTATCATGACGTAATGGAGATCATTTGCAGCTATTTTTGGTCATGAACAGTAAATTAATGTTGGTGCTTGGCAAGTGTCACACTTCATGGTGACTGTTGTGCTCCtctgaagaagctgctgctcagtttTAGAACAACAATCATCTTCTACATGCTCGTTTGGACAAAGAGGACCTGTGgttgtgcgtgtgcacgtaTGAGGGGGCTGAACTTGCCAGGGGGGATTAGGGATTAGTTTTGCTGGCGGATTAGGCTGTGCGTGGGGAGTCATGATGGGGTTAAACATGGATGGCGGCAGCACAACAGCCCAGTCCGTTTTGGTGGGGATGAGGACAAAGTGACACTAAAAACCAGCTGCTGTTTGGGGAGATGCAGAATCTGAGCAGCCACACATGGGATGGAGGGAAACATCTCAGTAAACAGATGCTCTTTCTACCGTTTTACTTTCTCAAATGGAAATTAAAGTCCAATCTCCAACAGCCCTCGATCATGACAGACACCAATGGTTTTAGCTCTATTGAATAGAGAAACTTGACTTCTGTAAGAAATATTTCATTGTTATGGATGAGCAGACAGCTCGAAATGGGATTTTGCTTTATAACAGAACGGAATGTGCATCACATCACGTCTGATTAGATCAATGACCTTTGGTGAGTTAAAATGAACGAACCCGGAGCCTCTGGTCTAGACGTCCAGCGGTCCTCCGTTGGGCCATGGAGCCGGTACCAGTgagttctgtctgcacatcctCCAGTGGCCAGCATCAGGACCGCGGCTCGGTGACTTATATGCCCGACCGGTAGGGGGCACTGCCGCTGCACAATCATCGTGCAACTCCATCCAATGCTGCTCTCACCATAGCATGTCAGGGTGGTGATATTATGGGATGACAACCATTAAAGAAAGAGGCATATATTGTTAATGCATCAACAATTGAGGTAATGCGTTCACTCCAGGCAGGAAATGGCTCCAGTGAGCATCTCAGGTTTCTGTGACATCAGTTTGCCTGGAATAAGAAGTCTTCCTCAGTCATTGGGGCATGCAGACATTTACCCGGTAGAGTTGGAGTCACAACCCAAGTGCTAAGTTAAGGGCTAGAGTTGAAATCAAATGAGTTCAGAGCGACCCGTAAAGCTCTGAAACATTTTCCTCAGCTCTTAGACACGTCTTTGCTTTCACGCCGAAGTGATTTTGAATTGCCAACAATAAGTTACTTTCCGAGTGGGGAACAGGGCCCTTTCAAGGCAGATGATGAATCAAGCATCTGTTCAGAGAGGTTTGGGGCAACCACTCAGTTGCACGACTTCATTATGTGATTACAGGAACTGTTCAGATCTGTGAAGCGCCCCCAAGAACAGCTGCTTCCAAGCCGAGCACTTCACTGGCCAGATGAATGAGAACCTCCAGCTAAGGACTGACGTGGTCCCCGAGCACTGACATGGTCCCCGAGCACTGACGTGGCCCCCGAGGACTGACGTGGCCCCGAGCACTGACGTGGCCCCCGAGCACTGACGTGGTCCCCGAGCACTGACGTGGCCCCGAGCACTGACGTGGCCCCCGAGCACTGACGTGGTCCCCGAGCACTGACGTGGTCCCCGAGCACTGACGTGGCCCCGAGCACTGACGTGGCCCCCGAGCACTGACGTGGCCCCGAGCACTGACGTGGTCCCCGAGCACTGACGTGGTCCCCGAGGACTGACGTGGTCCCCGAGCACTGACGTGGCCCCCGAGCACTGACGTGGTCCCCGAGCACTGACGTGGCCCCGAGCACTGACGTGGCCCCCGAGCACTGACGTGGTCCCCGAGCACTGACGTGGCCCCCGAGCACTGACGTGGCCCCCGAGCACTGACGTGGTCCCCGAGCAAAAGCCAATTGTTTCGAGAGACATGATGCGTTCCCCAGGTCCGTCAGCAGCCACGGTTAACTTGGAGCGAAACACTTCACAATAAATGGCCTCTAAATGTGTTACCCACATTCAGAGGCAGATCTGTTTACTTTATTCACTAAGCGATGTTCAATCTGTTTgaacatcacccccccccccacacacacacacacagttcctgTGTGGCTCAGCAGGAGGCAGGGCCTCCGGCAGGTTCCTCACAGGTGCAGATGTCAGTGGGTTGCAGGGTCACCTTTCAACCACCAGCAGGTGTGGAAAtgcctgagcagctgcagcctgaggagGTGAAACATGAATGACGGCTAAAAgctgcaaacacaccaacatccTGCAGAGCCCAGAGGCCGATGCTGGAACCAGAGTGGCAACTGGTTAATTCCTAATAAAGAGAATCTGTGGTAACAGTACAGCAGATAAATGCACAACCTTTTAAGAAACCAGATCAAATCTTACCAAACTTTGTACAgtataatatttatttaatccTCAGATGAAATGAAGCCTCCAGgaggccaaaacacacacacacacacacacacacacactcccaaagTGAGTCCAGTCTGTCCCCAGCTCGTCTTCTGCCTGCTGCTCAGAGCAGCATCAAGGCTATGGACGTTACGATGGACAGACCGATGACGGTGTAGCCGGTGCGGTAGACTTCAGGGATGCGGAAGCCCTTGCCAATATCCCACCACTGATGGAATGAAGGAAAAACATTTCAGCGTTGGAGCAACACCACCACTTtggaaatataaaatatatagaaatatCTAAAAATGGCTACGATGCATCTGGAGATGAAACTCTTACCAAGTGGCGGACGCCATTGTAGGTGTGGAAAGATGCAGGGAATGCAATGCCGAACTTGGCCATCCCAATGAGGCCGGGGCCGATGGACAGGGAGCTGATCAGGTCCAAGTAGTCGGGATAATTTCCTGGCAGTACCAGCGCTGCCACAGCAAAGGCTGAGATGGCTACAGAGAGAAGAACTGAGTCAGGACTGGCCCAGGaaagggttagtcagggttagtcCAACACCTTCATGCGCTGGAAACCGAAGGCTGGCAGCGAGTTCTTTGGAGAGGAAACCAAACAGATTGGGTTTGTCATGTGAAAGCACCCTTTCCCATTGGATCCAAGTGCTTCCTCTGTCCACAGGCTCCGTTGGCAGCCTGCTATCATGGATTACACAAAGCTTTCGTCTTCAGCTTTATTTGGACAGTCTGTTCCAATCCAATTTGTCCCTCAAcactttccagaaacccaggtcCGACCCCCAGCAAGCAGTAGTGTCAGGAAAACCTGTTTAACTTGAACActgaacaggaccaggctcatacggGGGCTCTTGTCTTTATGGTCTGCTTTATGGTCATTTCCAGCAAAAGGAACAAAGAACATTCTGAACTATCAAATGAGGATGAAACATGGCCTGTTTTAGTCCACAAGTGTTTGGGGCAGTAAGTTGGTTTTAGATGCTGTGAGGAAAACTCAAAATAACAGGAGTCCTAGTGAACCCAGCCCCCAGTATGAACCAGCCTCTGGAACATGAAGGTCACCACTGCTGATCTTAAACATGGAGGCCTGAAGTCCATTGAACTGTTTGGGTCTGCCATAAACTGCTCTTGGCAAGAATCCATAGTGGGGGGGAAAAGGCTTTAGCATTACTCCCAAGCTCATGATGGCTGTAGATCAAGTGTGTCTAAATAGATCTGGGAATACCTCCACTGAGGCCCACTCCAGTTCCCCTGTGTGCGATGGACATCATCATGGGGACAGACCACCTGAAACAAGAGAATGGGAAGCCATTTATGATGATGCCAGACGTTCTTCGTACAGGAAACAGACCAAACCACATGTTAACGTGCCGGCGCCTCACTGGAATCATCTGCTCATCTAAGCAGGTTGACTTCTAGTTTAACTCACCGTCATAACCAAACCAGATCAACTTGGAGCGAAAAGTAGAAAAACTGTTCAAATCTGAAGTTCCAGGACATTTGGAATAATCACAAAAAGACCTCCAATGTTGGgtcaatgaccctgccaacgtCATCAGCTGACCACCCCGattgttagcatgctaatgggaCAAACGGGCTAAATCTTCAAGCCCTTCCATTTCACAATTGAAGCCTTTTGGACAGACTTCAAGAACTTTAACCTGTCCAATTGCTCACTGAGCTCAAGCTTTGTAAAACCCTGAATGAATGAGAAGCTCCACTAACGGCCCCATAAGCTCTTCAACAATGGTGGCGTTGACAGACCAAGGCTGGGCTTTTGCTGCTGAGGGCATCTACACATTAAAAGTGTCCAGGTCAGATTTTCTATTTGCCATATTTATGTCTTTGACCACAAAGTGAGGCTCCACCTCCCTTCAGGTGAGAAATACTTGTGTTCTGACAGCTCAGTACATTTACAGCCACATTTAACAGTCACAACTGTAAGAGAAACCAAGTTAAAGAGGTTTACTTGTTGTAATGGAACCTGGAAATAAGAACTTTTCACCTGCCAACATAATGGACAGCCCACTAACGCTGTCACAGGTCAGGCTGGCATCAAACTGGAGGATTCTCGAAGCACGACTGCCTCGGAAAATAATATTAACGCGTTTGTTTAACCTTTCATTAAGGCATAAAGGGGATAATGGAGAAAGAATTCCAAACAGATTGAACATCGCTTAGTGAATAaagtaaacagaaaaacagttcTATCTGGGGGGGACAAAGGTGAATACCAAGGCCCCGCCACTGGCAGATCCCTTCCCTGCTGACATTTGTCAGGaatcagagcagaaacagaTCAGGAAGCAAAATGTCCAACAAGAACGTGTCTTTCCTAAACGCGCCTGTATCAGGGTCTGttcccgtccccgtccccgtccccgtccagCTCTAGTAGACAGACAAACGGTGCACATACTTGTAAATGGTCAGATGAGGCGACATGGGTCTGTTTAACTTGGCATTTTTAGACCAAAACCTGTTCATCTCCTCCTTGGCTGTTGTTCCCATCGGAGCAGCACTGCAAGAGAAAGTCAAGGGAATCAAAACAGGAATTCAGAGAGGTCACAGCACCCTAAAGGACCGTGGTGCCTTCATTTGATATCTGACCAGCTGCCCTTTATCAGGCCAACGCAGCAGCAGCGCTACATAAATAGCATGACGCAGAAATGAACAATAAACCTGGCTGACAGCGATTCAAACAGTGGCCTCTCAGAAGCCACATCCCCCTTCACTGCATCCTTTGAGGCTCATGGCGTCAGCTCCAGGATTGGTCAAGGTCCAGGGAGTATCCAAGCAGATAAACGAGTAGATAAAGTGACATTTACCCAACAGCTTCATAGGTGGAccgacaccagtgctgcagccaGTTGGGAGAGTGCATTGGCGAGTCAGATTCTGCATTTGAAATGAAACTTGGTAGCGTCCTACATTTATGGAGGAAACCTTATTGGGAAATGCAGCCTTGATAAATGAAACAGCTCCATTCCAAGTCAAACAGTCAGATCAGTTCAGTCTCCACCCAAACCTGGATAAATGTAGGTTAGGGGTCCAGACGAAGCATTGTTTTTCAACTTGGGGGGCAGATCAGATATGACATTTTAAGAGATGAATATATAAAACTCACTGTGTGTAGAGGATGCAGCGGCGAGGCCTTGAACTGCAGAGACCCTGTCGAGCCAAAGTCCTGGAAAACCCACAAGAACTTCATGTTAAGCCTTCATTGGAATTGTAGAATTAAATATGGAATTGAAAAACAAGTCAACTGTTTCAGGTAAATCAGGACACCAAGAGCAGCTTTTATTGCTGCTCTAATATATAAAACCTTTTTACCAGCATCATCTCAAGACTCGTCATGCCCATTTTCATGctgcacattttaataaaatgagATTCTGAGTGAGACGCCAACTAAATTACCTGCATTATATAAGAACAATGCAAATGCTAAATGAttatgcattttaaataaattatgcaTTTTAAATAAGGTATAGAACCCAGTGTCAGTTTGGCAACATTTCCGATATAACAGGTTGGCTCAGTTAAGAAAATTAACTGTACAAAAGGAAAATTGTTCGAAAACTTGCAGACTTCCTCTAAAAACAAACTCGTCCGCCACGACAGACTGAAAAAGGACATTTGTAAATGAGAACATCTAAAAACGCTTTAACATTTAATAAGTGAGAACAAACCGATTTAAAACTACACATTTAGGCAGACATCGCCACTGACAGGAGCAAGAACGTTATTATTCTACTTGGTTTTGCATCGACGGAGCGAACTAGTGAAGCTAGTTAGCTAGCGAGCTAAGGGCAGCTAACAGCTGCAGCGAGCGGCGTCAAACCAAAGTAATAATGCAATATTATTTTCCAAGAGCGGCCAGCAGTTGTTGGATCACATCTCTTATCACACAGGATGACACAAAAGATTCATAAAACGCTCTGAAAACAATTGTTACGCAGATGTACTGACCTTAAGAGAAGCGCCATGTTGCGAGACGACCGGAAGTGTCGTCACCGGATGTTGCTCAAGGTTCAAGGTGGGGTCATGAAGTTTTGGCTTTACTGTACTGTATATCCTATTGCGAATGTTACACACGGTTACATCCTTCGCGTGTTCAGAGAAACCCTAAGGAATTCAGTTCAGTTCATCTTTATCTTTTATGGCACCGTTAGTCTTAAATGTCTCGGTGTTTCACAGAAACTCAAAGTCTGCCCCCCCAAcaggcaacagcagcaaggTGGGTGCTGGACTTGGCACCATTTAAGATAATGtgtaaggttagggttggtttagaaagatgaagacaaagaaACTGccctcaaaacatgtggctccCCTAACTGGGTCttcattaaacacaaacagatcaGATCAAGAAAAAGAATCATCCATTTCCTCATGGGTGTTTCAGAAAAAATGAAGATCTTTACAAAACATCACCTTCCTGTTCATTTGAAGCTGTTGGGATGGCCCGATTAACCTTTCCTCTAATATTAACACCTTTCAGTTTAGAATCCCTGTGGCTCACCCCCTCTGGTCTGGGATCAGAACCTGCTCACGTTTCTCAGGATAGTTCAAACCTTTTCTGTGGTTGAACCCAGGATCCAAatttctgctgcctctgttTACAGCAATCTGGCAGCATCTTAATCACTTCCACTGTAACTGCCCAGAACAGCCAAAAGGTATTTTATGAGAAAGCGCACACATGCAGTAGCAGAGGAATCCAGCCAATGTTTCACTGACCCGTCTGCACTGTTGAGCTCCTGTTCATGAGGCTCAGATGACTGAAGTAAAGTTTAATATCAGGACACGTGGTAgcaacacagcaacagagctgcagcacttGTGAAGAGATCATCGAGGTATGTAAAGTGTAGGATGGTTGGACGGTCACGGTACGTTGGCAGCCAGTCTAGCCATCCCAAATGAAGGATAAGCTTGGATGCAACAATCATCCAGCTCGTTTGTCCCTTCAGCACCGTTTTGTCTATGGAAAGAAGGGAAACAAGGTTTGTTCAGAGCGCTGAAGGTACTAGAGGCCAGTGAGAAGACAAAGGGAAGCACCCAAATGTCCCGAAATCCTCCAGATGGGGGAACCTGATCAAACGGTTGAAGGTGGTTGACTGGCATcaggtcacataaaggctcagCCGGTGTCCTCCATCTCATCTTTAAGCTCTTCCCTCCTTCACTCAAATGTGTGGCGCTGCAGGAAGCGCTGCTTTTGACCTGGAATTGAAACCTTTCCCATCTCGAGTCCCCCACCAGGATCATTGGCTAAAAGCAACATGCTGCGCTGGAGTCATCATttctccctccaggactgggaACAGCAGCTGGGCCTCATCTAGCTATGCTCAGCAAAGAGCTTCAAATGTATTTCAAGTATTTGTGTTGTTGACCAAGCTCAGCCCACATGGTCAGAGCCTGGTCATCTTCGGTTCTGGCCTCACGGCCTCAGCAGCCCCTTTCAAAATCACAAATAGCAGTTTCTTCAATGTCACTTATAAGCAAAGGAAGAACATTTGAGAAATAGAATTTAGTTTAAAGTTTACAGAATGGTATTTATAAAATATTCCAATAGTGGGAAGAAATACGATCGTAGTCAAACAAAGATTTAAATTATGTTTGGAGAATATGACTGATGCCTCTGATTACGCAATGTTCTTTTCTAAAAGATATCTCACGTTTATCTGATTTGATGTACAACATTTGTCTAAAACATGCTTAGAATGGGTTATTGATTGAGCGTTCTTGTATAGAACATTTCGTGAGAGCGTGATGTTTGTTCAGATATAAAACATCCATCATCTCAGCACGATGAGAGATGATTGGCAGAATACGGGTTAAAGtctccacacctgcagaaaTGACGCCATGTCTGACTGCAAGTGCTGATTAACACCTGGTTTTTGGTGAGGTGGCGACATCATTTCTCAGCCTAATCGCTGCGTCCTCGTGATCGAGGCACATCTTCACGACAgcaggtgtgttgcaggtggcCGCTGTGTGAGAGGTTCGTTAGGCTACAGTAATGAAACCACTGACGTCACCGACTGCTCGACAGCGTGTTTGGAAGCTCAGAGGTTACTTAAGAATGAGTGACCACTGAATGCCTACTCGTTACCTTCCCACTCCTCACGCTGATGCCACTGGTCGTTCTACTGTATGCTCACTTTTCTTCGATTAGGCATTGAGAAAGAAATCTTTTGCTCACCAATTCAAACAGGTTCAGTTTCAAATATTCTACCTTAAATACTTCAGTTCTTGGTCCAGGTACTGCAAGCACATTACCTTCATCAGCTGCAGATGAAGCCATCTTGAATTAAATGCTTTTCTTTGGTTTATAAAGTGAAGACAGAGGgctcatccatctattcatttatttatttacatttttatagttttatattttatatttatattctatttttaatttattctattttatttattttattctattttattatcTCTAATatgtttaatggtgtgtaatggtggtgggtaattttgtacagtgctgtacgtttttttggagatgctaatttgcctgatggacaccccctaaagggatcaataaagtactcaatcaatcaatctctATATTCATCCTGGTGAAAGCTTATATAAGTGGAAACCTAGTTACACCATAATAGGGGGCCATTGAGGCAGGACCCGTAAGCGGACCAACAAGAACTGACGGTGTGAACACAAGATCTTAAAGAACTCAGGTGGTGAAAAGGTGCGCAGAGTGCAGCTCGTTCCTCCGAATGAGGGGCGCCTGGTGACCCAGGAAGAGAGGTGAGAACAACGGGGGAAGCTACGACGGGACGGGACAGAACACGAGGAGATACCATCGACCCACGTTCACCACCAAGCGAAGAAGCGACCAGACGCAGGTGAGCTGGAGGCTTTTGAAGGGTGCTGATTggtgaccagctgcaggtgtgacgggCACCAGCGAAAGGTCCCCAGGTGGatccaccacgccccctagtgAGAGAACcaggaacacaacacaacaaacgGCACCAACACACAGGCCCGGACAGATCTGC contains:
- the sdhc gene encoding succinate dehydrogenase cytochrome b560 subunit, mitochondrial; the protein is MALLLRTLARQGLCSSRPRRCILYTHAAPMGTTAKEEMNRFWSKNAKLNRPMSPHLTIYKWSVPMMMSIAHRGTGVGLSGAISAFAVAALVLPGNYPDYLDLISSLSIGPGLIGMAKFGIAFPASFHTYNGVRHLWWDIGKGFRIPEVYRTGYTVIGLSIVTSIALMLL